In Drosophila simulans strain w501 chromosome X, Prin_Dsim_3.1, whole genome shotgun sequence, one DNA window encodes the following:
- the LOC6725191 gene encoding protein RFT1 homolog: MARNVLESSLLGAGFSIIFQILCRILTFGINAYIVRHVGREVLGIMNVRLLLLESTLLFLSREAINRAALSANAQQGDRCSWAQLINQMWLTVPICAVLCAPCLYIWLNWLSAVDAIYASQYEFACYAVAFSCVLELMAESAVFVAQVFCFVKLKILLNTLHILVRSAIFLWIVTGDRSAAINAFAIAQLSSAVTIVLGQYGFFYFYLKGFKDFVTQQAKKKPVAPKAWQVSLYEHMDDFPFKQLSDFLPGVMFNPNGKHFNRELQTLTLSFVKQGVLKQILTEGEKYVMSVSPVLSFGEQATYDVVNNLGSMAARFIFRPIEDSSYFYFTQTLSRDIKLAKQPQERVRQASSVLNNLLLGVSSIGLIAFTFGQSYSYPVLLLYGGPDFVAGGLPQSLLQWHCLAIYLLAVNGISEGYMFATNTSRDIDKYNYLMAIFSISFLVLSYILTGIFGPVGFIFANCINMLSRILYSTYYIRHQYRPLSLDPLLGLWPGKLFGCTLFLAGIVCYWYQSSDLATHLGVGVLAGLACLLSWALAHRDLVRLAWRYGRRIKIE; encoded by the exons CGTGCGACATGTGGGCCGCGAGGTGTTGGGCATCATGAATGTCCGCCTGCTGCTTCTGGAGAGCACCCTGCTCTTCCTCTCCCGCGAGGCCATCAACCGGGCGGCCCTGAGCGCCAATGCCCAGCAGGGCGATCGCTGCTCCTGGGCGCAGCTGATAAACCAGATGTGGCTCAC GGTTCCCATTTGCGCTGTTTTGTGTGCTCCTTGTCTATACATTTGGCTAAACTGGCTGTCGGCGGTGGATGCCATCTACGCCTCGCAATATGAGTTCGCCTGCTATGCCGTGGCCTTTTCCTGCGTCCTGGAATTGATGGCCGAGTCCGCGGTGTTTGTCGCCCAGGTCTTTTGCTTTGTCAAGCTTAAGATCCTGCTGAATACGCTGCACATCCTGGTGCGCTCGGCCATCTTCCTGTGGATTGTCACCGGTGATCGCAGTGCAGCAATCAATGCCTTTGCGATTGCCCAACTCTCCAGTGCAGTGACCATTGTCCTGGGCCAGTATGGCTTCTTCTACTTCTATTTGAAAGGCTTCAAGGATTTCGTGACACAGCAGGCGAAAAAGAAGCCAGTGGCTCCAAAGGCCTGGCAGGTCTCGCTGTACGAGCACATGGACGACTTCCCCTTCAAGCAGCTGAGCGACTTCCTGCCCGGCGTGATGTTCAATCCGAACGGAAAGCATTTCAACCGGGAACTGCAAACGCTCACCCTGAGCTTCGTGAAGCAGGGCGTGCTAAAGCAAATCCTCACCGAGGGCGAGAAGTACGTGATGTCCGTGTCGCCGGTGCTGAGCTTCGGGGAGCAGGCCACCTACGATGTGGTCAACAATCTGGGCAGCATGGCGGCCCGCTTTATCTTCCGGCCCATCGAGGACAGTTCGTACTTTTACTTCACGCAGACGCTATCCCGGGACATCAAGCTGGCCAAGCAGCCGCAGGAGCGCGTTCGCCAGGCGAGCAGTGTCCTGAATAATCTGCTCTTGGGCGTGAGCTCCATTGGCCTGATTGCCTTCACCTTTGGACAGAGCTACTCGTACCCAGTGCTGCTGCTTTACGGCGGTCCTGATTTCGTGGCCGGCGGATTGCCGCAGAGCCTCTTGCAGTGGCACTGCCTGGCGATCTATCTGCTGGCCGTGAATGGGATCAGCGAGGGATATATGTTCGCTACGAACACAAGTCGAGACATCGACAAGTACAACTATCTGATGGCCATCTTTTCGATCAGCTTCCTGGTGCTGTCCTACATTTTGACAGGGATCTTTGGCCCGGTGGGCTTCATCTTCGCCAACTGCATTAATATGCTGAGCAGGATTCTGTACAGCACCTACTACATCAGGCATCAGTATCGGCCCCTGTCGCTGGATCCGCTGCTGGGCCTCTGGCCGGGAAAACTCTTTGGATGCACGCTCTTCCTGGCCGGCATCGTTTGTTATTGG TACCAAAGTTCTGACCTTGCCACACATCTGGGCGTGGGTGTCCTGGCTGGGCTCGCCTGCCTTCTGTCCTGGGCGCTGGCTCATCGGGATCTGGTGCGACTGGCCTGGCGCTATGGTCGTCGCATCAAGATCGAATAG